In one Candidatus Bathyarchaeia archaeon genomic region, the following are encoded:
- a CDS encoding class I SAM-dependent methyltransferase: MGSRDLKVMEHFDRIAEKYPKMTSSPILSQMRRREMESIFKMLSPSHGDFILDAGCGSGYYSAPLKALGANVVGIDISGRMAAMASASGADVIVADLQSFKLKARFDKILCAGVLEFSEDPLAIIKNLRFHLKDDGYMVFLVPKLSPMGALYKLYHLSHGVRVRLFSSRGFELLLEDAGLRMTAVEEPTCMSLVAKCAKEGLER; the protein is encoded by the coding sequence ATGGGCTCGAGAGATCTTAAGGTCATGGAGCATTTCGATAGAATTGCTGAGAAATATCCAAAGATGACCTCATCGCCCATATTGAGCCAAATGAGGAGGAGGGAGATGGAGAGCATATTCAAAATGCTCTCCCCAAGTCATGGAGATTTTATATTGGATGCTGGTTGCGGCTCCGGCTATTACTCGGCCCCCCTCAAGGCCCTCGGCGCGAACGTCGTAGGCATAGATATTTCGGGGAGAATGGCGGCGATGGCGAGCGCTAGCGGAGCGGATGTGATCGTCGCGGATCTCCAATCATTCAAACTTAAGGCGAGGTTTGATAAGATCCTATGCGCTGGAGTTCTGGAGTTCTCGGAGGACCCCTTGGCCATAATTAAGAATTTGCGCTTTCATTTAAAGGATGATGGTTACATGGTATTCCTCGTACCAAAGCTCTCCCCAATGGGGGCCCTATACAAGCTCTATCATTTATCGCATGGAGTGAGGGTGCGCCTATTCTCCTCGAGGGGGTTCGAACTCCTTTTAGAGGATGCGGGCTTGAGGATGACAGCGGTGGAGGAGCCTACTTGTATGAGCTTGGTTGCGAAATGCGCCAAGGAGGGCCTTGAGCGTTGA